GAGGGCCCTGTGCTGTGTTCAGATGtacaataaacccttctgttttacgatggctgagagtcactgtggGGTGGCATTGCTCCCTCTGGGTGTGGAGGCCTCGTGGGTCCAGTgtgagtggactccctgagggggctcACGGAGAAAGAAGGTTCAGAGGTACGGTTCCAGGCAGCAGTGGAGCCAGGGGGCCTAACCCCAGAGAGAGTGCAGCCCTCCATGGTATTTTGTTTAATGTCATCCAAAAAGCACAGGGAGCTAAGCCGTTCAGATCACCTATCCCATGAATACGCAAAAAAATGCAACTAGGTAACAGTGGGCTTCTAAAAGCtctcatttttcacttttttttggtATTTGTGGTAGGTCAAAACCTTTAAGGGTAGGTTGTTTTTCAAGAGGAAAGTTGTGCATCTCCTGATGTTAAACCTGCTCTGAGTTAGTAACTGTCAAGCCTTAGGAGTCACTAATTTGACTCTTCTGTTTTTCAAGCCTCCAatccaggtttatggactggaAGGTCGCTATGCAACTGCTCTCTACTCTGCTGCTTCTAAGCAGAAGAAACTGGACCAGGTAGAAAAGGAGCTTAGTCGAATATCAGTAAGTAGGTCTTATACAGTTACTTctctaaacaatttaaaaataagctaTAAACTAAGTGTTGTGGAAATGGCTTTTCTTATACTGTTTCCCCCCCTTTTCAATGATAGAGAAGGGATTTCTCCTTGTTTAACAAATCCTAAACATTGCAAATTTAAAAACATCACATTTTTATATAGAATATATGATTAGTATTAAACACATGCTGTTGCTTTTCTGGTCTAGTTCTCAACACTGGCCCTTGCCTTAATAGAAAATGTGAAGAGTCCTGTTTGAAAGAGGATTATGTTAATGCAAACTAAATACCTTTTTAGCTTGTACCAGCAATGTTCATACAAAACAGCTAGAGCACAACATAGTCTCCAGTGTAGATGTAGTCTTTGGAGGCTTTTTTCAATCTTGTCACTTTCACATTTGCATATTCTGGTTATCTTCACTTGCTAGCTTTTTAGTTCCTGGGGGCAGCTCTACACTAAAAACactgcagctgtaccactgtagtgATTTAATGAAGACGCTCTCCGCTGACgaaagagagctctcccactggtataattaatccacctctgcaagagccGGTAGCTATGTTGGGaaaaagctctcctgctgacatagtgctgtctacatgagCACCTAAGTCAGTATAattatgttgttcagaggtgtggattattcacacctctgagcaccGTAATTATATTGCAGTAATTCTGTAGTTTAGACTTGCCCTGGGATTTTTCATCATACTCTTCTATGCTTTGGGCGCGAGGGATTTTCTCCTATATCCAGCTCAGTAAGTCAGGAAAGATTTATAAGAAGCTTTTTATTAGAAGTTTGTAGAAGTTTCTACTCTGCTTTGAAACTTTCCATGTTCCTCTTCATTTAGTTAATGTAAACCTGTGCATTTTCCAAGGATGTGTGTAAAAATGGGTGCACAAGGTTTTCTACTGGTGATCATGTTACCTATGTTTTATCTTTTTTAGACACTTTTGAACGACCCCAAATTGTCTAGTGTTGTCGTGAATCCTCATATAAAGAGTGTAATTAAACAAAAAACCATAAGTGATGTTTTAGTAAAAGAGAAACTGTCTCCGATCACCATCAATTTCATGAGTAAGTAGTCATTGATATAACTATAGTCTGAGCATTACACTAGGAAATATTAATTTTTCATGACCAAACTTACTTACTTTGTCTTAATTTCTTAagtgtctatgtaaaatgaaACTATTGAAGCATTTTGGTATTTGTTGTGGTTTGCTCTTTTTTGCATTCTTAACTCAGTTTGTATTGGATATATTTTTCATATGTAACTTGGTTTAAACATTGCAACGTCTCTTTTTCCAGAATTGCTTGCTGAAAATGGTCGTTTGCAACAGGCTCCAGATGTAATTTCTGCTTTTGGAAAGATCATGAGTGCATACCGTGGAGAAGTGCTCTGCTCAATCACCACTGCTAATGTAAGTTAGAAACATaagaactgcaggattgggcttaATTGGTGGttgctgcaatttttttttgcttaattGCTCTAAGCAGCCTGAAGAGGTTGAGCTTGGCTATGCTTGAGAAATGAACAGCACTGCATGTTCACCACAATACCTGAATGGAAGTTACTTGTACACAGGCTTTCAGATCCCCAGCAACCATTGACCAGAAAACAAAACCGTTGTGCATTTTTTTCCTTAACTGACTTCAGTTGTTTCCCAGCGCTTACATAATTAACTGTGAGCGACAAATGGTTGAGGAAAACCACAGGAGGAATTTCTCAGAAATGGTAGGAAAACCTGCTCCTTTTGCTCTTGGTCTGCGGGAAATGGAAGTGGGAGGCTGCTCAAGTTTTGAGCCTCAGGTTGGAGAGCCAGTGGATCTTGCATTTTTACTTAGTCACTAGCTTGTCTGGTGGGCAGTAACTAAATACTTCCAGTCCTGTCAGAGTTTTGGTTCCTCCTAGGTGCCAGCCAATGACTTTTCCTAGTAAGTCTCTGAAAACCTAGGACTTCGCTGTAATTAGCTTCCTAGTCAGGCTAAATATATTCAGTGcttccatttcttgtttacaaagcACATGGAGCTCTCTACATCCACAGCTTCAGACAGGAGCATTGTTGTGTGCTGAAAGAACAGCCTAGTTAATGACTTACTGGACACATGAAAAGGCTTGCATGTGTGTTTGGGTGCACAAGTTCTCGTCTATGCGCTAAGTTTCTGTGGCTAAAATGATCACTCTTGTGCCCATTCCTGCTCTTTTATGGCTTTTAAAGACACTGATGTCacaatttgtttttttcaataaCTTACCAGCAGCACAGCTAGAATCTATAACTGTTGCTGTTCTCTGCAAAATCTGCTCTGATTCCAGTCTGGTCCCCATCTCCAGAGTAGCTGAATGCCTTACAAACATTCCTGACTGTATCCTTTCTATAGCCCTGTGAGATAGGAAAATATcctctccattttgtagctgagGAACTGAGGTgactgcccaaggtcatacaggaaccCTGTGGCAAAGCTGAGAATTGCAATCCAGCGAGTAGAGTCCCAGTTCAGTAATTTAACCATCTTTCCTATCTTCAGTCTTTAGTACATGTTTGCAGCAGAAAATAAACCTTCCCTGTGTAACCAAAACACAGCTGTCTTGTTGATCAGAAACATCTATTCATGTAATTAAGTAGAACTAAAACTAACTGGTCCAAGGCACACCAAACAAATGCTACTTTTTATGCTTTCTCACGTTCACTGTTTATTACCCAAAAGTGTCGCTCAGTGCTCTTTCTTCCTTTAGTCCCTCCTCCAGCTTGTGTATTAAGCTTGGGAATAGAAAATTCAGGTATTTTGGACATTGGATATTTAAATACAACCCTTTATTTTctgtagtttgatttttttttttttttttattcccctgccccagcccttggATCAGGCCAGCCTTGCTGAATTAAAAACAGCTTTGAGTGGCTTCTTGGCTAAAGGAGAAGTCTTGAAATTGGAGACCAAGGTAAGGACTAATGACTTGTGAATAAATTGCATAAAGTGAAGCAATTTCTGTAACCAACAGGCAGATCTGAGGTACAGACTTCGTTGAAAGATCTATTCTAAATATTTTTTACACATTTTACAATCTCTTGGTTTAGTAAAATTTGATATACATATTAAACTCTGCTTTTGATTAAATGCAGTGGCATTTTTAATAACTACTAAACTTCCATCATAGTATCTGCAAGAACAAGATTCCTATTAATTAGACAACTTTTTCTTTACTGCGTAGAAAAGATTGACAATTGAATATTTGGCCAATGGATTTTCATTTAATAGATGTGTGTAACTTTTTCTTCTTCCTAGACTGATCCATCAATCCTGGGTGGAATGATTGTCAGCATTGGGGATAAGTATGCTGACATGTCAACAAAATCCAAGATTCAGAAACTGACCAAAATCATGAGAGATACTGTGTAACATCTTATCCAACTGTTTTTCACAGTGAAACCTATCAATCTATTATATGGAAACAATAAAATATTTCTCCTTCAATAGGCTGTAGTGTTTGTTTAGAGTAAGGTGATTAACTCTGAAATGCAGCATTAGCTTCAGTAACCTCTCCAAAGTTAGGTTGTAAAGAGCATCAATTACAGAGCGCTCTTTAGCCACCCTGTAACTCTTGGTTTGGAAAATGGGCTTGGCCTGAATCTAGCTATGTAACTCTGAAGGCAATGGAGAACATTTTCTGGAAAAGTTGACCAATTGGTCAAACTATTGAGTTGCACTACATTAGTTATTGCTGCTGTCTTTTAATCCAGGAACAGTGTTCATACAGGGCACTACAAGGATGAGTGCTCTATAAATGCCACCAGATTACATTTGCTGTTCCATGAGTCAGTCTGTTTTCAAAAACAGGAACAGTGTAAATGCTTAAACAGCCATTAGTTGAAAACAGACATTTTGTCATGAAGCTGATGGAATGTTAAACAATGACCCGTTATCAATGAGTTCTCACAACAGCCAAGTACATAAAATTATATACTTGATAAGTGGCTGAAACACCTAAGTTTATCATACATTGTATGTTATACAGGTTGCCTGTTAAACTACTGAATGTacaattgtttaaaaatctgTTGATACATTTACTGAGACTTCCCACTTAAAGTATCCcttaaaatattcaaaatcaaGATAAATTAAAAGCAAATGGCTAATCGTAAGGCTGCATTGTAATATGCATTTCTTTGGACTTAAGGTTTATTTGGCTACTAATTCTCCTCAgctttcagttttttttaaatagtaggTTTACCCTCCAAAAATTCATGACTTTTTTTATGTAAGTAACCTTAAATGGTTTTggaaacagattttaaatatACTTACCTCAGTTGTGAGATCACCTATTTAAGGTATCTATTATTGGGTGCGCCTGACTGGTGCTCCTCAGAGAAGACATGGAACTGGCAATACTATTCTGAGTTTGTTGCAGATGTGCTAATTCCTACTACAACCCATTGTACAAGCCAC
The nucleotide sequence above comes from Caretta caretta isolate rCarCar2 chromosome 1, rCarCar1.hap1, whole genome shotgun sequence. Encoded proteins:
- the ATP5PO gene encoding ATP synthase peripheral stalk subunit OSCP, mitochondrial, encoding MRPSRRRARCDLQQQETMAAAAGLPGKLRFFSTSLAGPASQLVKPPIQVYGLEGRYATALYSAASKQKKLDQVEKELSRISTLLNDPKLSSVVVNPHIKSVIKQKTISDVLVKEKLSPITINFMKLLAENGRLQQAPDVISAFGKIMSAYRGEVLCSITTANPLDQASLAELKTALSGFLAKGEVLKLETKTDPSILGGMIVSIGDKYADMSTKSKIQKLTKIMRDTV